Proteins encoded in a region of the Acidobacteriota bacterium genome:
- a CDS encoding DUF4388 domain-containing protein — protein sequence MDLDKERRIYGKLGNVSLVDIIQLLGMTKRTATLVLEREGRRGKIFFKDGKVLHAFAGEESEGEEAVLHLLEWVDADFVIEEGIATLPKVTISKDTEALMLSAFTKLDETRKEFLAKTHPLDLEAATKEIGLTPGFGETVKIEEIDKETVEETKGEEGASDSLVSMVGGGEKKKPIIPVIVISIFAVVLGLLFYSKFFGKKAETSAKRLPAKASVGMGVSKPTGVKNEVPSTSVSPTTTTIEATPPAEKIPPKMAVVKKTPPVSKPKPPGFGYLLVIVNPWAEVTIDGKKVGETPMGKIKLTEGEHTITLSNPNFVGVITDKIRISNGSSITKRYTFNNFGYLQIVVTPWAEVYIDGKHIGQTPMKRMKLPVGRHTVILRNPSLGEKRREVEIKANQTFLLKITM from the coding sequence ATGGATTTGGATAAAGAAAGAAGAATTTACGGTAAGTTAGGGAATGTAAGTTTGGTAGATATCATCCAGCTTTTAGGGATGACTAAACGAACAGCTACCCTCGTTCTCGAACGCGAAGGGAGGAGAGGAAAGATATTTTTCAAAGATGGAAAGGTGCTTCACGCATTTGCTGGTGAAGAGAGCGAGGGGGAAGAGGCGGTACTTCATCTTCTGGAGTGGGTTGATGCAGATTTTGTTATTGAAGAGGGGATAGCTACCCTTCCCAAGGTTACCATCAGCAAGGATACCGAAGCTTTGATGTTAAGCGCTTTCACCAAGTTGGACGAAACAAGAAAAGAATTTTTAGCGAAGACCCATCCTTTGGATTTGGAAGCGGCTACCAAGGAGATCGGACTTACCCCAGGGTTTGGGGAAACGGTTAAGATTGAAGAAATAGATAAAGAAACGGTTGAAGAAACAAAAGGAGAGGAGGGGGCAAGCGATAGCCTCGTCTCAATGGTTGGAGGTGGGGAAAAGAAGAAGCCCATCATTCCAGTGATCGTTATCTCCATATTTGCGGTTGTCTTGGGCTTACTCTTCTATAGTAAGTTCTTCGGGAAAAAGGCTGAGACCTCGGCGAAAAGACTACCTGCCAAAGCCTCTGTGGGAATGGGAGTATCTAAACCAACAGGCGTTAAGAATGAGGTACCTTCCACTTCGGTTTCTCCTACAACCACTACCATAGAGGCTACCCCCCCTGCTGAAAAGATTCCTCCTAAGATGGCAGTGGTCAAAAAGACACCCCCCGTTTCCAAACCAAAACCTCCTGGTTTCGGATATCTCCTTGTAATTGTCAATCCTTGGGCAGAGGTGACGATAGATGGAAAGAAAGTAGGGGAAACCCCTATGGGGAAGATCAAGTTAACTGAAGGAGAACACACTATCACTCTCTCAAACCCCAACTTCGTGGGAGTAATTACTGATAAGATCAGAATTTCAAATGGTAGCAGTATTACCAAGAGATATACCTTCAATAATTTCGGATACCTTCAGATAGTGGTTACTCCCTGGGCAGAGGTCTATATAGATGGAAAGCATATAGGACAAACACCCATGAAACGGATGAAGCTTCCTGTAGGACGACATACCGTCATCCTCAGAAACCCTTCCTTGGGGGAGAAGCGGAGAGAGGTTGAGATAAAAGCTAATCAGACCTTTTTACTGAAAATCACAATGTAA
- a CDS encoding TonB family protein, with protein MYKVGMVIAIVSTLLLPLQQGTLLEKGISLYWNGEYEKAIETLSSIPLASLDSRERIECHKYLAFSHVALGQNEKAQEEFIKLLSIDPGYSLNLSMASPKIIEQFELAKKRLIETLFAQGKTSYHKKDYQKTIDIMNNVLRLDPNYDLAKEYKDLANERLAAIKPAPSKTAEVKPKVEKPKEPENKIYHLSSDITPPVLLKKVLPVTPKIDRQIGTRGKVILWIVVGKDGSVKEARVLKSINSRIDRAALSVVKKWKYKPAMLQGKPVAVYYLVALEFK; from the coding sequence ATGTACAAAGTGGGAATGGTGATAGCTATTGTAAGCACATTATTGCTTCCTCTCCAACAGGGAACACTGCTTGAGAAGGGGATTTCCCTTTATTGGAACGGCGAATACGAAAAGGCGATAGAGACCCTTTCTTCCATTCCTTTAGCCAGCTTGGATAGTAGAGAGAGGATCGAGTGTCACAAATATCTTGCATTTAGCCATGTCGCCTTAGGACAGAACGAGAAGGCACAAGAGGAGTTTATCAAGCTTCTTTCCATTGACCCGGGATATAGCCTTAATTTATCAATGGCTTCCCCCAAGATAATAGAGCAGTTTGAGTTGGCAAAGAAGAGGTTGATCGAGACCCTCTTTGCTCAGGGGAAAACCAGCTATCACAAAAAGGACTACCAGAAGACCATAGATATTATGAATAATGTCCTGCGCTTAGATCCCAATTATGATCTGGCGAAGGAATATAAGGATCTGGCTAATGAACGGCTTGCCGCTATAAAACCAGCCCCTTCCAAAACAGCGGAAGTAAAGCCCAAGGTGGAAAAACCGAAGGAGCCGGAAAATAAGATATATCACTTGAGTAGTGATATCACTCCGCCAGTATTACTTAAGAAGGTTCTTCCTGTAACTCCTAAGATCGACCGACAGATTGGAACCAGGGGCAAGGTGATACTTTGGATAGTGGTGGGTAAAGATGGATCAGTGAAGGAAGCCCGGGTTCTCAAATCGATTAACAGTAGAATAGACCGAGCAGCCCTTTCTGTGGTGAAGAAGTGGAAGTATAAACCAGCTATGTTACAGGGGAAGCCGGTGGCAGTTTATTATCTGGTTGCCCTCGAGTTCAAATAA